In Perca fluviatilis chromosome 14, GENO_Pfluv_1.0, whole genome shotgun sequence, a genomic segment contains:
- the arsj gene encoding arylsulfatase J → MFILWVPVSLFLSFIISQTWSVQMSWDNWNADLRNRGNEFDKPSSQPHIVFILVDDQGFRDVGYHGSEIKTPTLDRLAAQGVKLENYYVQPLCSPSRSQLMTGRYQIHTGLQHSIIRATQPNCLPLENVTLPQKLKQAGYSTHMVGKWHLGFYKRGCLPTQRGFDTFFGSLLGSGDYYSHYKCEGPGMCGYDLYEGEEAAWEQDRGLYSTVMFTRKAISILANHNPRRQPLFLYLAYQAVHSPLQVPARYLERYKGIPNLHRRKYAAMVSCLDEAIHNLTLALKRYGYYDNTVIVYSSDNGGQPLAGGSNWPLRGSKATYWEGGIRAVGFVHSPLLVNKGTKCRSLVHITDWFPTLVTLGEGTLDEDLSLDGYDVWEAISEGRPSPRQDILHNIDPIYIKAKNGSWKAGYGLWNTAIRAALRVGHWKLLTGVPGYSDWVPPQTFSNQRLTNRYHNERVRWDRGNSIWLFNITADPYERVDLSQRYPHIVKKMLIRLAQYNKTAVPVRYPAKDLRSNPQYNGGVWGPWYKDEREEQEEDERYNNLFTNHLGKRRWKKKSKNRKLKRKVEE, encoded by the exons ATGTTTATCTTGTGGGTGCCGGTTAGCTTATTCCTCAGCTTCATCATTTCTCAGACGTGGAGCGTTCAGATGTCGTGGGATAACTGGAACGCCGATTTGCGCAACCGAGGGAATGAGTTCGATAAGCCGAGCTCTCAGCCACACATCGTGTTCATCCTGGTGGATGATCAAGGCTTCCGGGATGTTGGGTACCACGGCTCCGAGATCAAAACCCCGACTCTGGACCGGCTGGCCGCGCAGGGAGTCAAACTGGAGAATTACTACGTGCAGCCGCTGTGCAGCCCGTCCCGGAGCCAGCTCATGACCGGCAG gtaTCAGATCCACACAGGCCTTCAGCACTCAATCATCCGAGCCACCCAGCCCAACTGTCTGCCCCTGGAAAATGTCACCCTGCCCCAGAAGCTCAAGCAAGCGGGCTACTCCACCCACATGGTGGGCAAGTGGCATCTGGGCTTCTACAAGCGTGGCTGTCTGCCCACGCAGCGTGGCTTTGACACTTTCTTCGGCTCTCTGCTAGGAAGCGGTGACTATTACAGTCACTATAAATGTGAAGGGCCTGGTATGTGTGGCTACGATTTGTACGAAGGGGAGGAGGCAGCTTGGGAACAGGACCGCGGCTTGTACTCGACCGTGATGTTCACTCGAAAAGCTATCAGCATCTTAGCCAATCACAACCCTCGCAGACAACCCTTGTTTCTTTACTTAGCCTATCAGGCGGTTCATTCCCCGCTGCAGGTCCCTGCCCGCTACCTCGAGCGCTACAAGGGCATTCCAAACTTGCATCGTCGTAAATATGCCGCCATGGTGTCCTGCCTGGACGAAGCTATCCACAACCTCACGTTGGCGCTAAAACGCTACGGTTATTATGATAACACAGTTATAGTGTACTCTTCAGATAACGGAGGCCAGCCCTTAGCAGGTGGAAGCAACTGGCCCTTGAGGGGGAGTAAAGCCACCTACTGGGAAGGGGGGATTCGGGCGGTAGGCTTTGTCCACAGTCCCCTGTTGGTGAACAAAGGGACAAAATGTCGATCTTTGGTCCACATCACTGACTGGTTCCCTACGCTGGTGACACTGGGTGAGGGGACTTTAGACGAAGATCTAAGTCTGGACGGGTACGACGTCTGGGAGGCTATCAGTGAAGGCCGTCCATCTCCTCGCCAGGACATTCTTCACAACATTGACCCAATCTACATCAAAGCCAAGAATGGTTCGTGGAAGGCCGGGTATGGCTTATGGAACACAGCGATCCGGGCTGCGCTCCGGGTGGGCCACTGGAAGCTTCTGACGGGTGTCCCAGGCTACAGCGACTGGGTGCCCCCGCAGACCTTCTCCAACCAGCGGCTAACCAATCGCTACCATAATGAGCGTGTCCGTTGGGACCGGGGGAATTCTATCTGGCTGTTCAACATCACAGCCGACCCTTATGAGAGAGTGGACCTGTCCCAGCGCTACCCTCACATAGTGAAGAAGATGCTAATAAGGCTAGCGCAGTACAACAAGACCGCAGTGCCTGTACGCTACCCGGCGAAAGACCTCCGCTCTAACCCTCAGTACAATGGGGGCGTGTGGGGACCCTGGTACaaagacgagagggaggagcaAGAGGAGGACGAGAGATACAATAACTTGTTCACCAACCATCTTGGAAAAAGAAGGTGgaaaaagaaatcaaagaacagaaagttgaaaaggaAGGTAGAAGAGTAG